One window from the genome of Malus domestica chromosome 01, GDT2T_hap1 encodes:
- the LOC103429473 gene encoding auxilin-related protein 2-like: MNDFEGLLASDYGFKPSGKSAPMSASSANSSSKSSNFDLGSTGTSRSARATNSFSGSVVNDRDSIFGPSKGQDFGGSARYPGKLESRGEDAAFNFDSMFGGPADSVPKSSNPGPVFDKPVYDDDIFDGVPGLKSTAAKVKYEDVFSSVTSLPSKGSSRTSGFDDLLGGFGKAEPQSKSSGSRGSVKTEKGVPGLDDLLPGFGGGISPSERSTSEANWPPETTANNVSKTNSKVMEDPFVVLGQYSDPLKEISRRSKSGSSKVDSPSVNNGRAFDDIDPFDGLGKSVPAFSSGRNNRGNDSGNLRADTSVNNSRASTSKESTEKPSVRSPDNLSQKKVPIEDHWDSHQTLFDMPTVSSDSHKSSGQMMSPPSYVNPSPKEVNLQVDRSPRSEENMDSSDHVWLTVSEIPLMTQPTSAPPPSRPPPPRPVQVSKARMGSPASINARRNASDSSTQFFQALKSAPAAARGSSASTIDELEDFARGKNQNNFSEHANGLAGEELEMNSVAAAMKEAMDKAEAKFRHAKEVRERGSTKAARSKEAQLEKDEKAMQEKLERFDSERLQREGEEENMEQSRVEKEKEIERVWEEKEREQRRLEKERERTREMELERDKARQAVERATREARERAATEARMKAERAKAERAAVDKATAEARERAERAAVQRAQSEARERAAAEAKERAEKAAAEARERANAEAKEREARERAAAARAGAEARTRAERAAVERAAAEARERAAAEARERAAAAARANQQRSDNDLEHFFNMGRASSAPRPRANSSDPFQYRQEPEVPKASSTASSNIRKANSSTNIVDDLSAIFGAAPSSGGEFQDVEGETEERRRARLERHQRTQERTLKALAEKNERDLQAQREQAERHRIAETLDVEIKRWAVGKEGNLRALLSTMQYVLWPECGWQPVSLTDMITAASVKKVYRKATLCIHPDKVQQKGANLQQKYIAEKVFDLLKEAWNKFNSEELF, translated from the exons ATGAACGACTTCGAGGGTCTCTTGGCTTCCGATTACGGCTTCAAGCCCTCTGGCAAGTCGGCCCCAATGTCTGCTTCTTCTGCTAATTCTTCTTCAAAGTCCTCAAATTTTGATCTTGGATCTACTGGGACCTCCCGATCAGCTCGTGCCACCAATTCCTTTAGTGGGTCAGTCGTCAACGATCGCGATTCGATCTTCGGACCCTCGAAAGGTCAAGACTTTGGCGGGTCGGCGCGGTATCCCGGCAAATTGGAGAGCCGCGGCGAGGATGCGGCTTTCAACTTCGATTCAATGTTTGGCGGGCCTGCTGATTCGGTTCCAAAGTCGTCGAATCCGGGGCCCGTTTTTGATAAACCTGTTTACGATGACGACATTTTCGACGGCGTTCCGGGGCTGAAGAGCACGGCTGCGAAAGTTAAGTACGAGGACGTTTTCTCGTCGGTGACGTCCCTGCCGTCCAAAGGGAGTAGTAGAACTAGTGGGTTTGATGATCTTCTTGGTGGGTTTGGGAAGGCTGAGCCCCAATCGAAAAGCTCAGGGTCCAGAGGATCGGTTAAAACGGAGAAGGGCGTGCCCGGTTTGGATGATTTGCTACCTGGGTTTGGAGGTGGTATTTCCCCGAGTGAAAG GTCAACCTCAGAGGCCAATTGGCCCCCTGAAACAACTGCCAATAATGTGTCTAAAACAAACTCCAAGGTGATGGAAGATCCTTTTGTAGTATTAGGGCAGTATAGTGATCCCTTGAAAGAAATAAGTAGACGTTCCAAATCAGGAAGCTCAAAGGTTGATAGTCCATCTGTTAATAATGGGCGAGCATTTGATGATATTGATCCCTTTGATGGCCTTGGAAAGTCAGTCCCAGCATTTTCTTCAGGGAGAAATAACAGGGGAAATGATAGTGGCAATTTAAGGGCAGATACAAGCGTAAATAACAGCAGAGCTTCAACTAGTAAAGAATCAACTGAAAAGCCTTCTGTGAGAAGTCCAGATAACCTGTCTCAGAAGAAGGTTCCTATTGAAGACCATTGGGATTCTCATCAGACCCTGTTTGACATGCCTACAGTCTCAAGTGATTCTCACAAATCATCTGGTCAAATGATGTCTCCACCTTCCTACGTAAATCCTAGTCCTAAGGAAGTAAATCTACAAGTGGATAGGTCTCCAAGATCTGAAGAAAACATGGATTCATCTGATCATGTATGGCTTACCGTATCAGAGATCCCTCTAATGACTCAGCCCACTAGTGCTCCACCACCGTCAAGACCTCCTCCTCCAAGACCAGTGCAGGTTTCAAAGGCAAGAATGGGTTCCCCTGCTTCCATAAATGCGAGAAGGAATGCTAGTGATTCTTCTACACAATTCTTTCAAGCTCTGAAGTCAGCTCCTGCTGCAGCGAGAGGCTCGAGTGCCTCTACAATTGATGAACTTGAAGATTTTGCCAGGGGTAAGAACCAGAATAACTTTTCTGAACATGCAAATGGTCTTGCTGGTGAAGAATTGGAGATGAATTCAGTTGCTGCTGCCATGAAAGAGGCTATGGATAAAGCTGAGGCTAAATTTAGACATGCGAaggaagtgagagagagaggaagtacAAAGGCTGCTAGAAGTAAAGAAGCACAGCTGGAAAAGGATGAAAAAGCTATGCAAGAAAAACTGGAGAGGTTTGACAGTGAACGGCTGCAGAGGGAAGGTGAAGAGGAAAATATGGAACAAAGTAGAGTggagaaagagaaggaaatTGAGAGGGTGtgggaagagaaagagagagaacaaAGGAGACTTGAAAAGGAAAGGGAGAGAACCAGGGAAATGGAGTTGGAAAGGGATAAGGCCAGACAAGCTGTGGAAAGGGCTACTAGGGAAGCACGAGAGAGAGCAGCTACTGAAGCTCGCATGAAAGCTGAAAGGGCTAAAGCAGAGAGAGCAGCTGTAGACAAGGCAACTGCTGAAGCTAGAGAACGTGCTGAAAGGGCTGCTGTTCAGAGAGCTCAAAGTGAAGCTCGAGAAAGAGCTGCAGCAGAGGCAAAGGAAAGAGCAGAAAAGGCTGCTGCAGAAGCCAGAGAAAGAGCAAATGCAGAAGCAAAGGAGAGGGAAGCAAGAGAGAGAGCTGCTGCAGCTAGGGCTGGAGCTGAAGCACGAACGAGAGCTGAACGTGCTGCGGTAGAAAGGGCTGCTGCGGAGGCTCGAGAAAGGGCTGCTGCGGAGGCTCGAGAAAGAGCTGCTGCTGCAGCAAGGGCGAACCAGCAAAGGAGTGACAATGATCTTGAGCACTTTTTCAACATGGGGCGAGCTAGCAGTGCACCACGACCTAGGGCTAACTCATCG GATCCATTTCAGTATAGGCAAGAGCCTGAAGTGCCAAAGGCATCGAGCACTGCATCCTCGAACATAAGGAAAGCAAATTCAAGTACAAATATTGTTGATGATCTTTCAGCGATTTTTGGAG CTGCTCCATCTTCTGGAGGAGAGTTCCAGGATGTTGAAGGAGAGACTGAAGAAAGGCGACGAGCCAGGTTGGAACGACACCAAAGGACCCAGGAGCGTACG TTGAAAGCACTTGCTGAAAAGAATGAGAGGGACCTTCAAGCCCAAAGAGAACAAGCCGAGAGACAT AGGATTGCTGAAACACTAGATGTTGAGATCAAGCGTTGGGCTGTAGGGAAAGAGGGGAACTTGCGTGCTCTACTTTCGACCATGCAATAT GTGCTGTGGCCTGAGTGTGGTTGGCAGCCAGTTTCTTTAACGGATATGATTACAGCTGCTTCAGTTAAGAAAGTATATAGGAAGGCAACTTTGTGCATTCATCCCGATAAGGTACAACAGAAGGGTGCTAATCTTCAACAGAAGTATATAGCTGAGAAGGTGTTCGACCTCCTTAAG GAAGCTTGGAACAAGTTCAATTCGGAGGAGCTTTTTTGA